Genomic segment of Cryptococcus neoformans var. neoformans JEC21 chromosome 5 sequence:
GGAGCTGGGTCGAGGTCCGAcatggaaagagggaatAGGGATGACCGTGATAGAGCATATGAGAGAGACAGGAAGGATAGCGGTTATGACCGGGACCGTCGAGACCGAAGAGACGGCAATGACGGGCGCCAACGGGACGAACCACCCCACCAAGAGCGTCGTGCTTCCCCTTCTTATCAACCATACCATTCGCATGACATGACTGGGTCAGCTCCGGCTCCATCTGGTCCTCCAGGTGCTGGACATGGGTATGGCTATGGGAGACGCGATGATATCCCGCGTGGACCACCCGGATCAGGTGGAGCTGCTCCTGTTTTCAGAGGAAGCTGGCAAAACCCTCCTCCAAGATTCAATGGACCTATAGACTTTGAGAGGTGAGTTATGGTTGGCTATATAAGACCCCATCAGGCTTATTTAATCCGTTTCCGCAGACGAAGGCAAGAGCGCAATGACAGTACATTCTCAATCTGGCCTGCATCTCCGAAGGGACCGCATCGTGATGAAGAGTttgttttttctttcttcttaATTCATTTTTACATATCAAAATAGAGTCGCTAATAGCAACCAGTGAAATTGAAGCTGAACGCAAAAAGTCAAAGTCCAAATCTTCTCGCAAATCGAAATCAAAACGGTCAAAACGTTCCAAATACTCCGATTCTGATTCGACTGattctgaagaagaacgaagaCGCCGACGTAGAAGAcgtgaaaaggagagagaaaaagaccGAGGGAAAGacagggagagagaaaggaggcATGATtcggatgacgaagagcgGGAAAGACGAAAAAGGCGCCGGAGCGAAAAGACGGACGATGACCAGTGGGTCGAAAAAGGCCATGAGAGGCAGtcgaaaggaaaggaagttATCCCTGCGCCAGTCAAGGAACAAGTCGTTGAAaacgacgatgacgatgttGAAGTTGGACCACAGTTGCCTAAGGAAATCAATGAAAAAAGGGGCCGATCCGCGTGAGTGGCATGGAATTCTAGCTTGGCGTGTTCTTTACATATACTAATCCTTTTTACTAGCTTCGCCAACATGCTTCCcggtgaaggagaagctATCATGGCATATGCCGAATCTGGTCAACGAATTCCCCGACGAGGTGAAATCGGTCTCGATTCTGAACAAATTGCGGTATATGAATCCTCTGGCTATGTCATGTCGGGTTCTCGTCACCAACGCATGAACGCAGTTCGCATGCGCAAAGAGAACCAAGTGATCAATGaagcggagaagagggcgaTTCTCAAGCTGCAGcgggaggagaggatgaagaaagagggtGCAATTGTCAGTCAGTTcaaggagatgattgaCGAGAATTTGAGAAAGCAGGGGTTGGATGGGCAATAGGGGTATCAGCATATACGCATCATGTCATCTTCCGAACTGATCATCTGCCATACTGCCATACGATAGTGTAAAAATGTGGGCTGGTGGCCGAAGATGGTAATAATTGGATGCACAATAGCACAGTAGACCTTTCTTTTGGGGCGGGGTTCTTGAAATGGACACAGCAGGTGACCCGAGCGGGCTTACGTCAAAGCGTAATTAAGGAAAACTTAATACGGCTGAGCCGAATTGTAATGCCGTGGAGGATCTGATTAGGGAATTTTGTAATTATAACGGAGAATTGTTTGATTCTCGTTGGGCCGCGTGCGGCGAGGATCCTCCGGGCCGATGATGCACCCTCGCTATTTGTGACCCCTTTCTGCTCTTccgtccttttcttctcctccatcctcttccgcaGCTTTCTCTCATAGTATAAATTCGCcaccctcccctccccctctgTCGCAATCCTTACTCGCTTTTCCCCTCTTAGCCGACTTAATTACGAGCGGCTTATTCCCTCGCGCGCTCGCGATTCGGACTTCTGCCAGACAGCCACGTCCTCGTTCCTGTCgcccatcatctcctcccttaCAATCTCCACACCACGGCGCTTCTTGGGACATCTTGTTCTGCAATCTGGCGCGTAAAAAGATAGCCTGCACTTCCTAACTGATAATTGATAATCTGTTCCAATCAAAATGTCGGCTTTCCGCAAGTTTGTCGGTAACAAAAACGCGGGCATATCTGCATCAGAGGGTGATCAAGATCCAACCGATGCATCCTTGCTACCGCGCGCAAACGCCGACGAAGAGCGTCTGTGGGGGATAGAAaacttctccaactcttgCTTCTGCAACTCAGTTTTGCAAGCTCTATACGCGTGTTCCACGTTCCGCGATTTCGTGGAAGCTTATCCCGATATCCTGCCGCCTCGGCGACCGATTGGACCTTCACAGGTGGAAAAAAGGTATCCCAGCGTCGAATGGGATGGCCCAGTTCCGGGATGGGACCCATCCATTAGACTAAATAAGGAACATAGGGCTTTCATTGCCCTGCAGGAGGCGAATACTTCAATGACTCCTGgcggaaaggaaaaaaggaattGGATGGGTCGGAAAATGTCTTCCGCACAATCCGCTCCGACATTGGCGACCCTTCAAGCCAGCCAGCCCGAACCACTTCCAAGTTTACCAAACCCTTTCCCCAATTTTGACGATCCTCTGCTGGTCAGAACGCCTGCATCGGACAATGACCCGCCTCTTACATTGTTCCAGACTTTCCAGACGCTTTTCTACTATTTCTCACATTCTCCGCCTCACATGCCCATCAAAGGCAAGGGTCAGACGAAGGACTCTGAAGGCGCTCTCATTGAGTATaccgaagaggaaaaagtggATGATTCGGGTGTCGAGGTGCCTGAGAAAGCCTCTTCATCGAATCAAGGCCAGCCCGCTCAATCAACTTCAGCATCGTCGCAGCAAACTCAGAGTCAAGGCCAGAACGCTCAGTCTTCAGGTCCTTCGAAACTTGCCTCCCTTCCACCGCCCTCCACATTTCGTGAAACAGGTGCTTGGCGAGCAGGTCAGCTTGGCTGGGGTGTTGTCCAGCCTAACGACGTCATGGATGCTGTCAAGCGCTCTGCGCCATCTTTCAACAACGACGATCAACATGATGCACACGAATTCTTCAGTGTTGTAGTCAACACTCTCGCCAAAGAAGTCGACGCTGTCAATGAAAAATTGAGAGCgcaagggaaagaagtgGCGAAGATGACTGCGCCCTGGGCAAAGACATTTGTCGAAGCACTATTTCAAGGTATCACTACCAGTGAGACAAAGTGTCTGAGCTGCGAAACAGTGAGTTGCGTGTGCTTCATTCTTCGAACTTTTCTGACTACGCACGTGCCTTACTAGATATCTTCTCGAGACGAAGAATTCATTGATTTGTCTGTGGATATTGAGCAGCACTGCTCTATCACCTCCTGCCTCCGCCAATTTTCCTCAGACGAAATGATGTCCGGAAGGGAGAAATTCTCTTGCGAGTCCTGTTCTGGTCATCAAGAGGCgaagagaaggtgagtGAGCCAGGTTCAGCGCCATAACATCGCTGATCCATTTCTATAGCATTAGGATCAAACGGCTCCCGCCTATCTTAGCTGTCCATCTGAAAAGATTTGCCCACAATGAGAGTTATAGAGCCATCAAGTTGTTTTACCGGGTAAATCATCCCACGACTCTGATCCCACCCAACACAACAGATAATTGTGAAAACCCCGACCAAATTTATGACCTTGTGGCGATTATGGTGCACATTGGAAAGTATGTCAAACTTTGAGTATTATTATTAATACACTGTCGCTCACCTTTCAAACTAGCGGTCCTGTTCAAGGCCATTATGTAACGGTCAAGCGAACGCCTTCTGGTCGTTGGGTCATGTGTGATGACGATAATATTGAGGCCATTGAGGAAAATCAGCTAGAGTACTGGCTTGGTAACCGCACCCAGGGCCAAGGCTATGTCTTATTTTATCAGGCGCGGGGCATCACTGCCGAACACTTGGGTTTGAAAGTGGAAAAGCGAAAGCCCAATGGAGTATTTGAGCCCGTTGGAGAGGGCGTCAGATATGCTGATGGTTATGGACAAGCTCCCGCTATGGCGCCGGTAGCCTCAGCTACCCTGAATAATGTCAGGACTGTGAATGGTGtaagggaggaagaggaagaggaagtcgCCTCGAGTTCGGGGTCAATTTCAGTCTCTGTACCTGGTCTAAAGCCGTTGTCATTGGCTTCGCCAGTCTCGTCACCTTCCGCTACACCCAGCAGTGTTGGCTCCCGCGTTGATCGCCAACTTGGCTTCAATACACCCGCAAATGGGGTAGCGCATGAGTCTACGGCACGACCACCACTCAAAAAGGAACTTAGCGACAAAAAATGGTTTCGTCGCATGTCCATGTCAGGTATATCCTCATCTGCCAAGGACAAAGAAAAGACCTCTAATAGCAAAGACAAACCGGTTAATGGCCTTTCTAACGGAGGTACTACCCCCCTTGCCGAGTGCCGGACGGACACGTCATCCTCGGCGGACGTGACCTCCCTAACGACTGGTCAACCAACGTCAATCCCGAAGTCGCAGAAAAGATCCCTAAACAGTGCCATACCCTCTGCCCGCTCTTGGATGGGAAGGGCGGAAAAGACACATGGAAAAATATCGAGATGATTGCGCACAGTGTGGAGTTGAGGTCCGTACGCGAGGCGGGATTGAGGTgcgagatggaggagagagcgCTAGCGGAAAAAGTGAAGCAGGTTTGGCTAcaaagggagagaaggtagggatgggaggaaggttggTACTTGGGATAGGCAGTGTATGTACAGTGTCAGTATGTAGATGGAGTCGTTGTACAGTAGGTATAGGGGATTATACGAAAATACATCTTCACAGGTTCTCACTATGCAATATCTCTGCTATATAACAAACGTGGCCTCGCTTCGTTTTCTAGCACTGGCAAAACGAAATGTAAGTTGGGAATAATCGCAACAGACTGGTTCATCTGTGGGTATCTGCGGCAGGGGTTGCTTACCTGTTTGTGTAGATTTTTGTTCACTCTTTGTGGTACCAGCAGTGTATGATGTGGGTTATGGGATCATGCTGGTTTCATGTagctttccttttttgaaAACTTCATCACCCAAACCCAGAGGTCAGTGGCCAACGTTGTTAGGTGACTGAGTCATGGGTATATCCAAAGAATTATGAAATCTGCTTCACGCCCATCGTTTACGTATCTTTAACGTGAAGCTCCGTCTCAATCAACGATAGAACACACATACATTGTACCATCTGCTATACTCATTGCTTCCCTTGTCCCCAAACCTTCAAACATCTTTCTTCAAAAGCTTCGACCATTTTTTCTGCAACTTTGGGTAACACCGCTTGACTGGCAATCCTATGTAAAGGGTTGAGGAAGCTGAAGGCTAAGTCAATGGTCAACAAGCTGGGACCATGCGTGGGGTCTGCAGGCGATGCGGAATTCGGGATTCGTGAATTCGAAGAATCAGATGAAGGATTGCCAAATGATGGATGAGGGGATATTGATGAAGCGGGGCTGAAAGTCCAAGATGTTGTTAGGGTTTTGAACATAGGAGTCTGATTTGAAGCTGTCGCCTGATGACACAAGCGTGTAAGAAGGCAGATTCTCATGGGCAAACGAACACACTCACAACAACACTCTCGTATGGTCTGCCTACGACCTTACTGACATATCTCTCTTCTAATCCTCCGAATCCGACCGCTAGTTCTGCCAGCACTTCGAACGGCTTATCCTCCGGTTTCCATCCTACCCATTCTCTTGTCGAAGAGAAGCCaggtgaagatggcgcAAGGACAGTTGAGGATTTGCAGAAAGGAATAAAAGATGCGTAAGACGGGACATCTGAAACTAAAGAATACAGCTGAGCCTGGGAATACCTGCAAAATTTGTCTGATTAAGCAAAAGAAAGACCTCGGACATATGATCGCACGACCAGCACATACGGTAAGATCTTCCTGGCATGATACCGTTGCACTTCACCGTCAACCTCGACTCCTTGAGCTCGAGCATTCTCGCTAGTATCTTCTTGACCTTGTCCTGGCACAAGACTGGCAATCTTTGTGAGGTCcggcaaagagaagaatgttCGAC
This window contains:
- a CDS encoding expressed protein, with protein sequence MSSISRTVECSFRTATRSTPRIRPTFASSCRCLTRSNNIAADIQSRTFFSLPDLTKIASLVPGQGQEDTSENARAQGVEVDGEVQRYHARKILPYSQAQLYSLVSDVPSYASFIPFCKSSTVLAPSSPGFSSTREWVGWKPEDKPFEVLAELAVGFGGLEERYVSKVVGRPYESVVATASNQTPMFKTLTTSWTFSPASSISPHPSFGNPSSDSSNSRIPNSASPADPTHGPSLLTIDLAFSFLNPLHRIASQAVLPKVAEKMVEAFEERCLKVWGQGKQ